One part of the Sesamum indicum cultivar Zhongzhi No. 13 linkage group LG14, S_indicum_v1.0, whole genome shotgun sequence genome encodes these proteins:
- the LOC105176999 gene encoding uncharacterized protein LOC105176999 gives MVSPGFFLICTLHSLVALTCGAMMMFYRDEVFVFSHGKDHASKLLGSTPHDQLLIRTSDSFSGLLLFAIGFFLFMVAFVRDREFHSFFARGCVLLHVAMAIWRVYFERKVEDLGYDWVRLVVGDIVLGLSWVFFLVYSWREKYD, from the coding sequence ATGGTGTCCCCTGGATTTTTTCTTATCTGTACGCTCCATTCTTTGGTGGCCTTAACATGTGGAGCCATGATGATGTTCTATAGGGATGAGGTGTTTGTGTTTAGCCATGGTAAGGACCATGCTAGCAAGCTTTTGGGCTCAACACCCCATGATCAGCTGTTAATTCGGACGTCCGATTCGTTCTCGGGCTTGCTTTTGTTTGCCATTGGGTTTTTCTTGTTCATGGTGGCATTTGTGAGGGACAGGGAGTTTCATAGCTTTTTTGCTAGAGGGTGTGTGCTTCTCCATGTTGCAATGGCCATTTGGAGAGTTTACTTTGAGAGGAAAGTTGAAGATCTTGGGTATGATTGGGTGAGGCTGGTTGTTGGGGACATTGTTTTAGGACTTTCttgggttttctttcttgtttattCGTGGAGGGAAAAGTATGATTAA
- the LOC105177000 gene encoding proteasome subunit beta type-2-B — MESVFGLVGKDFAIVVADTSAVHSILVHKTNEDKIMVLDSHKLMGASGETGDRAQFTEYIQKNVALYQFRNGIPLTTAAAANFTRGELATALRKNPYMVNIILAGYDKETGPSLYYIDYIASLHKLDKAAFGYGSYFALSMMDRHYRRNMTVDEAIELVDKCIMEIRTRLVIAPPNFVIKIVDKDGAREFAWRESIKDAPVPTLA; from the exons ATGGAGTCAGTGTTTGGATTGGTGGGCAAGGATTTCGCGATAGTGGTGGCGGACACATCGGCCGTCCACAGCATCCTCGTGCACAAGACTAACGAGGATAAGATCATGGTGCTAGATTCTCACAAGCTCATGGGGGCATCTGGAGAGACCGGCGACAG GGCTCAGTTTACGGAGTACATACAGAAGAATGTGGCCTTGTACCAATTTCGTAATGGCATTCCTTTGACGACTGCCGCTGCTGCAAACTTTACCAGAGGCGAGCTTGCCACAGCCTTGCGAAAG AATCCGTACATGGTGAATATCATTCTGGCCGGATATGATAAGGAGACAGGCCCTTCTCTCTACTACATTGATTATATTGCATCCCTTCACAAGCTTGATAAAGCAGCATTTGGTTATGGATCCTACTTTGCCCTCTCCATGATGGATAGGCACTACCGCCGGAACATGACAGTTGATGAGGCCATTGAGTTGGTCGACAAGTGCATAATGGAAATAAGGACTAGGCTGGTCATAGCCCCTCCAAACTTTGTAATCAAAATTGTTGATAAGGACGGGGCAAGAGAATTCGCCTGGCGCGAGTCTATCAAGGATGCCCCTGTTCCTACCTTGGCCTGA